The window ACGTTCTCGCCCTCGCCCTTCAGCAGCCGCTCCAGCGCGTTCCAGTCGCCCAGATCGTCCCAGCCGAACTCGGCGGGAATCACGCTGACCGTGTCCGATTTTTCCAGAATCGCGTAGTCGATGCTGATCTTGGGCAGCGTGGGAAAGGTTTCGCGCAGGGCGCGGTGGGTCAGGCCGTGGGCGTCGGCGTCCATCGCGTCACTCAGCTGCCGGTACAACTCCGGCTGGTGCTGGCGGAAGGCGTCCAGAATGGCCGAAACCTTCCACACAAAGATGCCGCTGTTCCAGGTATACCCGCCGTCGGCCAGAAAACCCTGCGCCGTTTCGGAGTCGGGCTTCTCGGTAAAGCGTGTGACGGTGTAGGCCATGAATTCCTCGCCCTCGGAGGTCGCCGCGCCGCGCTGGATGTAGCCGTAGCCGGTGGCCGGGAAGGTGGGCGTGATCCCGATGGTGACCAGCCGCCCGCTGCCCGCCGCGAGCGCGATGGCCTGCCGGACCACCCGCCCGAAGGTCTGCGAGTCGGTCACGCGGTGATCGGCGGGAAAGACCCCCATCACCGCTTCCGGCTGCATGCGTGCAATCCTCAGCGCCGCGTACAGCACGGCAGGCGCGGTGTCACGGGCGGCTGGCTCCACCAGCAGGTTTTCCAGCGGCATGTCGGGCAACTGTTCCAGCACCTGCGAGCGGTAATCGTTGCCGGTCACCACCATCAGGCCCTCGGGTTCGCCGCACAGCGTCACCAGCCGGTCGCTGGTGGCCTGCAGCAGGCTGCGCCCGGAGTCGTCCAGGGTCAGGAACTGCTTGGGGCGGTGGCGGCGCGACAGCGGCCAGAAGCGTTCGCCGCTGCCGCCCGCCAGGATCACCGGGACAAACGGGGCGTCCGCCGCCTCGGAGGGGTTGAGGGAACTGGTCTGCGCGATCTGCATGGCTGGACTCTACCGTGTCGGGTCGGCGTGGTGGTGCGCCCGGCAGTTTCGTGGATTGAAAGGAAAGAGACCTGAACACCGTGTTCACCGGGGTTCAAAGCAAGCGACACGGACAGAAGCCCCTGAAGCCTTAAGGACCGCTGAGATGCCACATGAGCAATCCCAAGGATGGGTCAGAGAGCAGAGAGAGAACAGCCTCTAGACTGTCCTCCATGAAGGCCATCATCCCCGCCGCAGGACTGGGCACCCGCCTGCGCCCGCTGACGTTCACCCGCCCCAAACCCGTGCTGCGGGTGGCCGGGCAGCCGATCATCCGTCACGCCATTAACACCCTGACGGCAGCGGGCATCCACGACATCGGAATCGTGGTCTCGGACATCACGCGCGGGGAAATTCTGCACGCGGTGCGAAACATGTCAGGGGCGAACATCACGCTGATCAATCAGCACGAGCAACTGGGGCTGGGGCACGCCGTCCTGACTGCCCGCGAGTGGGTGGGCGACTCGGAATTCTGCGTCTACCTGGGCGACAACCTCTTCGAGTTCGGCGCAAAACCCTTCGTGGAGCGTTTTCTCCAGGAAAAGCCGGCGGCCCTTATCGCCCTGGTGGAGGTCGAGGACCCCACCGCCTTCGGCGTGGCCGAACTGGACGGCGAGCGCATCGTCCGGCTGGTGGAAAAGCCCAGGGTGCCCCCCAGCAACCTGGCGGTGGCCGGGCTGTACTGCTTCACGCCGCAGATTTTTGACGTGCTGGAACACATGTCGCCCTCGGCGCGCGGCGAGTACGAGATCACCGACGGTATCCAGGGCCTGATTGAGGGCGGCGCGGCGGTGCTGGGCCAGCGCGTGGAGGGCTGGTGGAAGGACACCGGACGCCCGGATGACCTGCTGGATGCCAACCGCCTGTTGCTGGAGGGCCTGGAAACCGATATCCAGGGCACCGTCGAGAAGTCGCGCATCTCGGGCCGGGTGGTTATTCCAGCCTCGGCGCGGGTCACGGGCAGCCATATCGTGGGGCCGGTGATGCTGGCCGAGAACGTGGTCATCGAGTACGCCTACATCGGCCCCTTTACCAGCATCGGGCGCGGCAGCGTGATTCGCAACGCGGAGGTCGAACACAGCGTCATTGACTCCGAGGTGATTATCGAGAACACCTACCGCCGCCTGCAGGACTGCCTGATCGGCGTGCGGGCGCAGGTACGTGGGGGCCGCGAGATGCCGCGCACCCTGAAGATGATCATCTCGGACGCCAGCGTGGTGGAACTGGTGTAAGCCGGCGTTGCGGCAGGCCGAAGACGACTCCGGGCGGAGCGGGTGACGAGAGACCGTGCGGCGGCGATGGAACCGGCTGAGTGGCCCCTCTTCCTGTCGGGTGGGCTGCTCTGGAAGAGGAAAGGGCCTGTCACCCGCCGCTGGGGCGAAGGCGCCCGAGGCTTGAGCTGGGCAGTTTGGTCCGGCGGCGCGTGACGTCGGCTCTCCGTGGGGCGTGGGCCGGGAGGACTTCCCTCCTGTGTTTCCCCGCACCCGGGCGCCGTCCGACCGTGCCGGCAACGCGGTTGTGGGGCGCCACGCGCCCTATCATCAGTCCATGAGCGATTCTCCCCTTATTCACCTGGGCTCCCTGATGCGTTCCACCGAGGACACGCACGCCGAGGGTGAGCTGGACCACCTGAACTACGAGCAGGGCGGCAAGCCGCAGACGCTGACCTTTGCCGAA of the Deinococcus aerolatus genome contains:
- a CDS encoding mannose-1-phosphate guanylyltransferase, with the protein product MQIAQTSSLNPSEAADAPFVPVILAGGSGERFWPLSRRHRPKQFLTLDDSGRSLLQATSDRLVTLCGEPEGLMVVTGNDYRSQVLEQLPDMPLENLLVEPAARDTAPAVLYAALRIARMQPEAVMGVFPADHRVTDSQTFGRVVRQAIALAAGSGRLVTIGITPTFPATGYGYIQRGAATSEGEEFMAYTVTRFTEKPDSETAQGFLADGGYTWNSGIFVWKVSAILDAFRQHQPELYRQLSDAMDADAHGLTHRALRETFPTLPKISIDYAILEKSDTVSVIPAEFGWDDLGDWNALERLLKGEGENVAVGRHVGLDTGGAILYTTNGDDLIATIGLDDVVVVRANEVTLVVRKDRTQDIKRVVQQLKEHPELERFA
- a CDS encoding glucose-1-phosphate thymidylyltransferase; translated protein: MKAIIPAAGLGTRLRPLTFTRPKPVLRVAGQPIIRHAINTLTAAGIHDIGIVVSDITRGEILHAVRNMSGANITLINQHEQLGLGHAVLTAREWVGDSEFCVYLGDNLFEFGAKPFVERFLQEKPAALIALVEVEDPTAFGVAELDGERIVRLVEKPRVPPSNLAVAGLYCFTPQIFDVLEHMSPSARGEYEITDGIQGLIEGGAAVLGQRVEGWWKDTGRPDDLLDANRLLLEGLETDIQGTVEKSRISGRVVIPASARVTGSHIVGPVMLAENVVIEYAYIGPFTSIGRGSVIRNAEVEHSVIDSEVIIENTYRRLQDCLIGVRAQVRGGREMPRTLKMIISDASVVELV